The genomic stretch TTTGGCCAACGAAACTGGAAATGAGATGGTTTGAACCTACCAATACCCAATTATTGGGGACAACTGCATAACTCATGAAAAAAAGATAAGTCTATACTTTTTTGAAGGAACACCTTATGTTTGTGAAACCCGCGAGAATCATGAAGGGGGTACACACGAACCTATGGTCAGGTATAAAATCGGTGCACTTTCACGTCCTGCGTTTCGCTGGTTTTATCTGGGGCGCGTCATCTCTCTTTTTGGCAGTGCGATGACGCCTGTGGCGCTCGCGTTTGCCGTGCTGCAAGTCCGAAGCGGGCAGCATCTGCTGGGATTCATCTTGGCGGCAGAAATTCTTCCAAACATCCTGCTGGTACTTATCGGTGGCAGTCTTTCTGATCGCTATCGCCGAGACAGGCTGCTGCTTTTTAGCAATCTAGGCTCTGGGTTGTCCCAGTCAGGCATTGCCGCCATCGTCCTGAGCGGCGCGAGTCCGTATTGGCTTCTCCCGTTTGCAGTTTCAAACGGTGTATGGAGTGCCGTCACGTCCCCTGCGATGCGTGGAATTCTTCCGGAGATTGTCGAGTGTGAGGACATTGCGCATGCGAATGCGCTCCTAAACACTGCACGCAGCGCTGCAAGGATCGTCGGACCGCCAATTGCCGGGATACTTGTCGCGACACTTGGTGGCGGCGTTGGGATTGCGATTGACGCTGCCACGTTTTTTATCGCGGCGATTTGCCTGCACCAAGTCCACATTCCTTCACATCCTGCGGTGGGGGACTCGTCCATTTTTCGTGAGTTGCGCGAAGGATGGTCGTACTTTCGGCAGCGTCGCTGGATTTGGTCGATCACGGTGGCTTTTACCTTGATGAATGCAGTCCAAATGGGCGTCTGGCAAGTCCTTGGCCCGATTCTTGCAAAGGTTACATTTGGCTCCTCTGGGTGGGGCGTAACACTTGGCGTAAAGGCGGTCGGGCTTTTGATCGCAAGTTTGGCGATGCTCAAGATTCAACTGCGTCATCCGCTGCGCGACGGGATGATCGCCATTGCGATCAGTGGCATTCCCATGTTCGTTCTCGGTCAAGGGTATGCCTTGCCTTACTTGATGATCGCAGCAGCGTTGGCTGGAGCCGGTTCGACGATTTCCGCAATGGGATGGGATACATCACTTCAGCAAGCTGTGCCTAAAAGCATTCTCTCACGCGTTTGTGCCTTTGACGAATTTGGGTCATACATGATGATACCACTGGGAGAGCTTTTTGCTGTACCCTTGGCTGACGCGTTTGGATACCATACAGTCGCCACGGTGGGCGGAATCGTCTTTGTGGTCATTGCGCTTTTGCCATTGACTGACAGGCTGGTTCGCCGCATGACTCCAGGCGATCTATGGAAACTCAACCAGGAGGGAAATGCCGAACTCAGTGGCAGTCTTCAAGGCTAACGGTCGTTCATGGTGGAGACGCACGCTTTTCTGTGCAGTCGCTTGGGATTGGGCACGACATTGACGCTGAATATATTTAGATATATAAATATGTTATGTGTCTATGAAGGACTTGAAAGCTTTGGAGATGATGTGTTGAACCAATCGTTTTCTTTTTTTGGTGCAATCGGTTTGACTGCAGCAGGCGCATTTATGGTCGGCATGAAGAATTGGATTGTTGGAGGATTTGTCGCGATGATAGGTACCCTCGCGTTGATCACTGCCCTCCATCGTCGCGGTTCGACCAGACTGGCATGTTGCGGTGTGAATATGGATCAGGAGGAGCTGGATTGTGAACACACTCAAGAGACAGGACACGGAGATTCAAAATGAGTTATACGCGAAATTTTTTCACGGGTTGTCCAATCCGACACGCTTTCGCATCGTGGAGATTCTGTTAGACGGTGAAAAAACGGTGAGCGATCTGGTTTACATGCTGTCGGTGACACAGGGGCAAGTATCCAATCACTTGGCGTGTCTCAAATGGTGTGGGTATGTCTCTTCGAGGCAAGATGGAAAATATGTGATCTATCGAATTACAGATGAACGTGTGCGCGTGATCATGCAACTTGCAAAGGAAATGGTTTCAGACAATGCAGCCCATATTAGCCAATGCACAAGAATGTGAGGGTTGACCGTGAATAAATGGATTTTGTTGCTGGGGCTTTTCGTCATTGTCGGGATTGGTATTTCTGCTGTGAACGCGATTGGGAGACAAAATCAAGTTGCCAATGCGAGCGCTCCGTCAACGACGAGTCTCAGTCAAGCAACAGCTAACGGAAATTTGGGATTTCAGTCACTCTCGTTTCATACGGTTTCAGGACACGTTCTTCACGTGAATCCCAATGAGAAAACCGTGCTACACTTCATGACTTCAACGTGTGCTTCTTGTGTTCCTACGGAACAGACACTGACCAAGTTTTCAAATATGCCAGGAGTCCAGATCATCTCCGTCGATATCAACCCGCAAAATGACAATCTGAATACGATTCAACAGTTTAAGCGCGCGTCCCATTCAAACTGGCCGTATGTCATGGAGACAACGCCATATCTCATCGACAAGTTCCACATTACAGAACTTGATACGGTGGTTATCCTCTATCACGGCCATGTGATTTTCAATAAGGTGCTCCCCTCCTACACTCAGTTGAAGAAGGTATTGGCGTAATGACAGGGTCATGGATTATTCTTGGGGCAGGAGTCATGGCAGCTTTTAATCCGTGTGGCGTGGCGATGTTGCCAGGGTACATTGTACGCCTGCTGGGCGGACAAGATCACACGCTCAAAGATGGTTTGTGGGCAGGTGGCGTCATGACGCTCGGATTTTTCTCTGTTTTCATTTTAGGAGGCATCGCGGCCGCACTTTTCGCTACGCTGTTGGGATCCATCACGTCGTGGGTGGCATTTTTCGTCGGTGTTTCCTTTGCGGTTGTCGGTGTGTTCATGTTCTTTGGAAAATCACCCTTTAATTTTCATATTCGCGGACCGAAGGTTGGACCCACAAGATCCAATCGAACCTTTTTTGTTTACGGGATCGCGTATGCGCTAGGTTCGCTTGGATGCACATTTCCCCTCTTCTCACTCTTGGTGTTGTCTTCGTTTGCTTCCCAAGGGTTGATGGGTGGCATCGCCGACTTCATGCTCTATGCCCTTGGCATGGGTTTTGTGGTAACCCTTCTGTCGCTTGCTTCGACCATTTCGCAACAACTCATCTCAACGTGGGTGCGAAAAGCTGCCTCTTTTATGAATCGCTTCAGCGCCATCATCACGCTTGGCACTGGAGTCTACCTGATGATCTATTGGTGGCCCTATCTGACGTTAAAGTGAGAGGAGATATCACGTGGCGACATTGCAATTCAAGCTGATCATTGAGGGAATGACATGCACAGACTGCGAAAATCACATTGT from Ferroacidibacillus organovorans encodes the following:
- a CDS encoding cytochrome c biogenesis CcdA family protein, giving the protein MTGSWIILGAGVMAAFNPCGVAMLPGYIVRLLGGQDHTLKDGLWAGGVMTLGFFSVFILGGIAAALFATLLGSITSWVAFFVGVSFAVVGVFMFFGKSPFNFHIRGPKVGPTRSNRTFFVYGIAYALGSLGCTFPLFSLLVLSSFASQGLMGGIADFMLYALGMGFVVTLLSLASTISQQLISTWVRKAASFMNRFSAIITLGTGVYLMIYWWPYLTLK
- a CDS encoding MFS transporter; translation: MVRYKIGALSRPAFRWFYLGRVISLFGSAMTPVALAFAVLQVRSGQHLLGFILAAEILPNILLVLIGGSLSDRYRRDRLLLFSNLGSGLSQSGIAAIVLSGASPYWLLPFAVSNGVWSAVTSPAMRGILPEIVECEDIAHANALLNTARSAARIVGPPIAGILVATLGGGVGIAIDAATFFIAAICLHQVHIPSHPAVGDSSIFRELREGWSYFRQRRWIWSITVAFTLMNAVQMGVWQVLGPILAKVTFGSSGWGVTLGVKAVGLLIASLAMLKIQLRHPLRDGMIAIAISGIPMFVLGQGYALPYLMIAAALAGAGSTISAMGWDTSLQQAVPKSILSRVCAFDEFGSYMMIPLGELFAVPLADAFGYHTVATVGGIVFVVIALLPLTDRLVRRMTPGDLWKLNQEGNAELSGSLQG
- a CDS encoding ArsR/SmtB family transcription factor, with translation MNTLKRQDTEIQNELYAKFFHGLSNPTRFRIVEILLDGEKTVSDLVYMLSVTQGQVSNHLACLKWCGYVSSRQDGKYVIYRITDERVRVIMQLAKEMVSDNAAHISQCTRM
- a CDS encoding TlpA family protein disulfide reductase; the protein is MNKWILLLGLFVIVGIGISAVNAIGRQNQVANASAPSTTSLSQATANGNLGFQSLSFHTVSGHVLHVNPNEKTVLHFMTSTCASCVPTEQTLTKFSNMPGVQIISVDINPQNDNLNTIQQFKRASHSNWPYVMETTPYLIDKFHITELDTVVILYHGHVIFNKVLPSYTQLKKVLA